The genomic segment CGGCCTGGGCCGGTCCACTCGcctcgctggcgtcgcgcgcgagctgcgcgtACGTCGgatcgagacgcagcaTCGTAGCGCGCTGCCGGTCCGCGCGGAACTTGATTTCGACGAGACcggccgcctcgaggacgccgccacgcgcgctgtgcgcgtcggcggtcATTTCGATCATGCCACGCGCATTGATCTGCGAGTCGAGCACGACCCACGAGCCGCCCCGCAGCTCGCCGGCGGGCGGAATGTGCACAAACACGGGCTGGCGGTACGACGAGAGGCCGTCGACGATCTTGCTGCCCTGCTTGAGGATCTCGTCGTACATGTCCTGCTGCCCACCACTAAAGCCGCGCCAGTTCGCCAGCATGAGCAGCGGCAGTCCCTCGCGATCAAAGTCCACGATCGCCTGCGCCGTCTTGTACGCCGAGTTCGGGTACCACACCTGACCCGCCTcgaggatgcgctgctcggtCGAGTGCGGGTTCGCGGGATCGGccggcacgacgcgctcgagcgtgcgtgtctcGACGGCAATCACGCCGAACGGGATGCCGCCCAGACGCGCGCggcccacgacgaccgACGTCGCCCATCCCGCGAGCGTCTCTTGGAACGAGTCGCGGTCAAAGAGGCCCGGCACATACACGCCGTCCACGACCGCGCCCGCGATCATCGCCCGCGGGTCGTacggcgtcgacgtcggcgtgAAGGCCACGTCGCGGTCCACGGGGTCCACAGGCGGCAGGATCCGCGGCGGCAGGCCGCGTCGCTCAGGGACGTACGCGAGCCACCGCAGGTactcgcgcatcgcatgcagATCGTCTTGCACGACGAGGTGCGATACGCCATTCGCATGCATGATGCCCGGCCCACCGAGCTGCAGATTCGACGTGTACACCTCGCGGCCCAGCAGCTTGTTCAGCGCCTTGTACCCCGTGAGGATCAtcggcgacgacgccacTTGGATcacgcgcgtgccgagacGCGCCAGGTACGCGCCGATACCGACGCTGCGGCCCGTCACGATCGTCGCGGTGAAAATGTcgccgcacgcgcggcTCATCTCACCCGCAATGAGGCCGCTGCCCGACAAACACTCGACGCCCAGTCCGCCCCTTGGATCGCCGACAATGTCGGTGATGACATGATGCACACGCCCGTCcggcagcgcacgccgcacacAGCGCACCACGCCCTCCtccaccagcgccacatCCTGGTCGGCGAGGTAGAGGTACTCAAAGCCGCGCGTCGGGTCGTCATCCACAAACTTGGCGCGGAAGAGCGACATGACGTCGGGCGCCAGGCCCagacgcgcgccgctgttCGCCGACACGtacagcagcggcacaccaTCGCGGCACGCTAGGCGACATACGTGCGCGAAGAAGGCATCCTCCTTCGGCCCAAACGAGCCGGCCTGGAACGTGACGTCGTTCGCCAGCAGGTACAGCGGCCGGCCCGCGGGGTACTCGGGCGTCCggagcagcaggcgccacGCGACCATGCCCATCGTGTTCTTCGCCGGCGGTCGCGACGtgtgcacgacgcggccgTCCTGCAGATCGAGCTCAATGACCTGGAGCACAGGGTCGGCCGCGTCAGCCGTCTGCAAGGCGTGGCGCAGGGCATCCGGCAGATCGTACACAAACGtcgtgccgaggcgctcggcatgcacgcggcggATCTGCAGCGGCCCGCGGTTCATGTACGGGCGGTGAGCACtcgtgcgatgcagcgaCGTGTCGCTCGACACGTGCGGAATCGCCTGGAGCACcgcggcgccatgcgcgtCAATCACCTCGTCGTACGCAGAGAACGCCACCGTGTACGTCGTCACCGTGCTCACAAACAGACGCACCGGCCGGGGCGCACCGCCTTGACTGTCCTGCAGTACGACGCGGATCTCGGCTTCGTCAatgcgcaggcgctgaaAGTGCTCGGCATACTGCGCCTCaaagcagcggcacgcgtccagcacactttccagcgacgcatccaGGGGATACAGCCACGACATGAAGATGTGCGAGCCATCCGTGTTGGCAAACTCCGCGCGGCCCTGCGCGACTTCGAGCGTATtcagcacgtcgctcagcacgcgctcgctctCCGAATACAGGTACGTAGCCATGTCCTGCGGCGGCCGTCCCGGGCGGatcagcgcacgcacgaaAAAGCGCACGTCCGCGCGCGTCTGCAAGCCCCGCGCGTGGTACAGGTgcacggacgacgaggacatCGGCAGCGGCGTGATGTCAAAGTGCGGCTCAAGACGATCTAGCTCCAGCTGGTACGACAGAGCCGGCTCGACGTTCCGGatcgcacgctgctcgaccCACCCGCCGGCATCGAGGCGGCGGTACGTCACAAAGCGCGGGTACATCCCAGGCTCACACAGCATCACCGAGACACGGCGCAGACCCGCGCGATCGAGGCCGGCCGTGTGCGCGGCAATCAGCGCACTCGTCTCGTTCAGCGCGCGGTCGTACAGACTGTCGTCGTACTCGGTGACCGCGATGCTCAAAACATTGacgggcgtcgacgtcggcgtgcCAAAGTGCTTGAGCGagcgctcgagcgtctcgtcCAGCTCCGCAAgcgtcgcgcacgacgtcAACGCACCGAGGCGCAGCTTGGGCCGCGTgcggcgatgcatgtgctcggCCAGGTCCGTCGTCGACGCCTGGCGCTCCTTGTCCTTCGCGCGGTTCGTCAACACGTCCGCGGACATTTGAAAGTGCCAGGTAATCAGCGCCCGGCGCTCCTGGCCAAAGTTGATCGTCACAATGTCGTACGCGCGGTACACACGGATCACGTACgtgacgagcgccgcgtacgcAATGCCAAGCTCAGCGCCAAAGAACGTGTGCAGCACATCCGACACATTGTGCGGCAACTCGCTCAACTCACGCAGGACCGACAGCGCCGGCAACGGCGTCTCCGACGAGACactgcggcgcagcaccgcctccATCTGCGCCCGCCGCTCGGCCAGCGACGGCATCTTGGCCTGCAGCAGGATCTCACGCGCCTTGAgcgccacaggcgccgccgcatagccctgcagctgcgtcaaCGCCTGCAAGAGAcgcaccatgcgctgcgcccgcGCATGCGGACTCGCCATGTCAGAGCTCTGCACGTAAtgcaccagcagcgtcaGCAGGAGCGCATTCTTGCGCTCAATACCCTCGTGCGACATTTGCAGCTCGGCCACGCGGTCGAGATCGCCTTCCAtcgtcgtgcgcagctgcagcaaAGCTTCAGGCCCGCCGTGCTGGAACGACGCCTCGGTGCGAATGTAGCGCTCACACAGCTCACACAGCACGGCCATCTCATGGTGCCACAGACCCAGCGCATACGCGTCGAGAATCGCAtacagcggcgcggccgccgacgtaAGCGCCATATGCGCCGCCGAATCGGTCACATCGGCCACATGAGCATCCAGgatcgcgcgcatctgcGCCGCTGGAAAAGGCGCGTCAGGCCGCAtcgtgtcgcgcagcgctgcctcgacacgcgcaGGAAGACGCCCCGTCAGGCTTGCCAGCACCTCGTCCGCCTGCTCAAacggcagcgacggcgtgcgcaggcaCTCGATGAGCGTATCGAGCGCTGCGTGCATACGGTCCGAGTGGTCGTAGCCATCGAGGATGTGGTGCAGCACTtgcagcgccgcagcaTAGCGCTGGGCcgggcggcggccgtccaTATCCGGCTCGCCATactcgcgcagcgtgccggCAAAGGgctgcgcgcgccgaaTGCGGCTCGGGTCGTCGACATTGAGAATGCCCAGCAGGTCGCCGGGATTGAGTGTGACGCCCGGCGACTTGACAAAAGTCACGACCGCATCTTCTtgcgccacgagcggcagGTACATTTTCATGACCTCGATTTCAGCGATCGTCTGGCCGGCGCGAACGTGCTCCCCGTTCTCGACGAGGAGTCGCACGAGCTTGCCcggcgacggcgagcgGATCTGCGTGGGATCGCGCTCGTCTTCGAGCATGCACGTCTGCCCATCGATCACAAGGCGGGTCTGGCCCACCTCATCCAAGGCGTACACAGTgtgcgacgcaccgcccaATCCCAGCAGCCATCCGCCGTCTCGCAACTCACGCAGCGATACACGCGTGCGCTGCCCAcggagctcgagcgtcCACAGCGTCGGCGCACTCTGATGCGCCGTAAAGTGGTACCGGACATCGTCGTAAATAAAGTCGACAGGAAactgcgtgcgcagcgtgtgACGCGGCGGGACTTGGCCGCGGTGCAGAATGCGTTTGAACTCGTCACGCGTCTCGGTCGCCATCGCATGCGCTTtgacggccgcgccgcacagcACCACGAGCTCAGTGGGCGGGCGCACGGCTTCCACGCCCTCGGCAATCAGTCCATCCAGCCACGCGGTCGTGATGCTATTGCGCACGAACGCGTCGTACTCGAGGAGAGTGACGAGGTACTCGATCGTCGTGCGAAAATCACTCCGGATCGAGAGCTCCTTGAGCGCCATGACCATGCTcttgcgcgcctcgtcgcggtCAGCGCCCATCGCAAATATGTGTCCAAACTGCGAGTCGGCATACTCGTGCAAGGCTCCGCTGGCACTCACACTAAAGTAGCCccacgtcgatggcgacgaACGAAACGTGAGCTCGCTCAACGACCCCGTGCCCGGCTTGAATCCCGTATCAGGGTTCTCGGCCGTGATACGGCACGCCACCACATGCCCTCGaggccgcggcgtcgtcgccagactcgcatggcgcgcgtcaAAGTCGATCGCCGACGTGCCATCGCGCACCTCGCCGTACAGCGCGCGAATGTCCGcgatgcgatgcagcgGAATGCCCATGGAAATCTGCAGCTGGACGGCCGGAATGTTCACGCCCGACACCATCTCCGTCGTGGGATGCTCGACTTGCAGACGCGGATTCAGCTCTAGGAACGCAAGCTCGTCCGAGTCCGGTGCATACAGCCACTCCACGGTGCCGGCCGACACGTACCCCACCAGCTTGGCGAGACGCACGGCGGCCTGCTccatgcgctgccgcgtctcAGGCGATGCGATCGTGATGGGCGCCTCCTCGATGATCTTttggtggcggcgctgcacggAGCAGTCTCGACCAAACAAGCTGATGACCTGGCCGTACTGATCagccagcagctgcacctcgagatggcgcgctgctttCGCGAGTTTCATCACAAAGATCGGTGAGCCAGGCACTTCGCCCACAGCGGCATCGTACAGTTGGCGGAACATGTCAGCCGACGCACACATGCGGATACCCTTCCCACCACCTCCTTCTGACGCCTTGATCATGACAGGGAAACCGATGCGCTCCGCCACCTGCAGCCCCTCCGTGGCCGAGTGCACACAGGCCCGCTGGTACACATCGTCCGGCACCGTGAGGTACCCCGCATCGCTCTTCGCCGTCTCCGTGATGCCCGTGCCGGACCACGGCAGACACggcacgtcggcgtgctgcgccacgatcGTCGACGAGATCTTGTCGCCCaacgcgcgcatcgacgagccTGGCGGACCGATGAACAGGACGCGCGGCTGTAGCTGCGCCAACATCTCTGGCAGGCGTGGGTTTTCTGACGCGTGCCCCCAGCCAGACCACACGGCATGCGCACCGACTCGCTCCGCCATATCGACAATGAGCTCGACATTCGCATAGTTGTTCGCATTCGGTCCACCGGGGACCAGGACATACTGATCAGCCATGCGAATGTACTCGGCATTGATGCTTAGGTCTTCTGGCGTGGCCATCACAATGAACTGGATCGCGCGGTCATCGCCAAAGGTATCATAGGCCCATGCCCGAACGGACCGTATTTCTTTCACCGCGGCAATGCCATTGTTACACACCAATACCTTGGTGATCACGCTATGACCACCGGACGCACGCACAAACGAAGCAACGACATCCTCATGCCGCACATCCGCTAGCGTGCACCCGCCATAGAAGTGCTCCTCGACTCGCGGGAGCAGGGGCTCCATGGCTGGGTAGGTGGGGGACAAGCGTTGCCAAGCGTGACGAAGGCGTGTCACGAGCGTACGTCATGGCTTACGTCATCATACGCGCCCCCCTGCCGTGTGCCGGGCAGGGCATGTGATCGAGGCTCGACACGGCCTCCGCGGCCggtgcggcgcaggagaCAGGCGCGCGTGGGAATCGCAGGCATCATTTTCGAGCTATCTCAACTGTGGAGCCTAATGGTGACCCTTGGGCGGGTCATACACAATCTTGCGGGTCATGATCGGCGCCCACTTGAAGCGCTTGGTCCAGACCGACATGGCAAACAGGGCTGACAGCAGGATAATGGCCTTGAAACCGGCACGCTTCcggtcgtcgtgctcaGGCTCAGCGGTAAAGTGCAGGAACGACACCACATCCTTAGCCATCTGACTCGTGGTGGCGGGGGTGCCATCCTCGTACTCAACGAGGTCGTCAAACAGCACACGAGCCATGGCAATCTGTGTGCCTGGGAAGAAGGGGTTGTAGTTCAAGCCCTCCTGCACCGTGACACCCGCTGGCGGGTCGCAGTAGCCGGTCAGAAGCGAGAAAATGTAGTCAGCACCACCGTGTCGCGCCTTGACAATCAGACTCAGATCCGGCGGCAGGGCGCCGGCGTTggctgcacgcgcagccTCTTCGTTCGGGTACGGGCTCGGAAGGTAGTCGGACAGCTTACCCGGGCGCTGGAACATCTCGCCATCGTCGTTCGGACCATCCTCGTACTCAACATCTGCCGCCATAGCCTTCACCTCATCCACCGTGTGCGACACACCCACCAGGTTGCGCCACGCAATGCGGTCCAGAGAGTGGCAGGTACTGCACACCTCCTGGTAGACCTGGAAGCCGCGGCGGATGGCTGCGTGGTCAAACGTCTTGAACCACTTAAAGTGCTCCCACGGGTACGCGGGTGGGTGCAGACCCTCGTCGGCCAGGTTGGCGCTGAGCGACTCAAGGAACGGCCACTCGCCGTACATGTGCTGGTACCACATCACAGAGCCAAGAGCCACGGCCGTCGCGGCAatggccgacgtgcgcgatgtgAGTGGGGACGATGCGTTAGCCTGTGCACGAGTCGACGCAAAGCGGATCTAGACGTGTTAGCTAGGCCCCAGACATGGCCATATATGAGACGTACCGACTGCGCGAAGCCCTGCTTAGCCGAGGCACGCGAAATCACAGCCCTAGTACATGAAGAGAACAACTGCGCCATGGCGAAAAACAGACAGGCAGAAGAGCTCTCTCAAGTCAGTATCGCCTTCCGCCTCAAGGGAATGACAGAGACCCAGTGAAGCTCGGGTTGGACCCATTTTCGCTGCTGACGCTTGCTTGCTTCGTCAGCCCCCGAACACTTACTGGCCAGTCCCTACAGCGCGTATTTCCCATCCGCCCGACGCAGTGCACCAATCAGCATCGTGTCATTTCCAGTCTCGCTGGAGCCCGGAAGCTCTCGGAAGAGCACGTGGAAACACGTGGGAATCCTTCTACGCCTCCACCATGGTGCctcacgcgccgctcgaaGCCCTGACAAGTGCGCGCTGCTACCGCGATGCGGGCGCCTCtctccagcagctcgtacCAGACGTGCACTGTGCCGATGTACAAGAAGATGCGTTGAATACTCACAAGCTCGCCAAGCATATACCTCTCTTCACGGCTCATATTCAGCGCCTGGTTCGCGCGACACACGCCTTGTGCCGACTATACCCCGACACATGGACGCGTGCTTGGAGCGCTGAGGATATCCTCGCCAGCGATGCATTCAAGTCGGTTTGTGAACACCTGGACGCTATCCAGGGCTCAGAAACGGAACAGCTACGCGTCAGCGTTCGTATTCACGCCCACGGCACGACACGTGCGATTGTGTCTCCGTTGCGTACGAGCCGTGCCGTGCCGACGGTGCGTCTCGATCCTGAGCCTGTGCGGTTATCAGGGCCGTTGGTATCCTATAAAACagatgcacgcgccgcgtacgacgCCGCCCGGCAACGCGTGCACGGCACCTTGGGCGCCGCACCGGACGGGTGCTTCGATGTGCTCCTGTGGCACGACACACCAGAGGGACGTGTAGTGACGGAATCGAGTATCGCTAACCTCGTACTCGAGCGCGGTCATGGTGACCTCGTGACGCCGGTCCTGTCTGAGGGCCTTTTACCGGGCCTTTTGATCCAGGAACTCGTCCGCCAAAACGTTGTTCGGCAAGACGTGATTCGAGTCGACGACATGCATCGAGCCTcgcggctgtggctgtGCAATGCAGTGCGTGGCATGTTTCGCGTGGAGCTCGTGTCCTAGTAGGTGAGTGACTGCAGCGTGTGCCAAACGCGCTTGCTCAGAGCCTGTCCGATTCGCCTCCGAgtgaggcgcgtcgcaggaTCAATGGTCGTGCTCAACAAATGCTGAGCATCATGCACCGACGCACACTGTGCGTACGCATGCAAGAGATGAGCCGGCGTCGGCCAACGCCGCGTCAGTTCCTGGGCCTTTTCCGGCGACACGCCTCGAATGCACAAGAGCATCCGCGTCCACAtatccagcagcgagccTGATGCGCTTGTTTTCGTATGCAGTTCCTGGTACGTGTGGAACGACGTGTGGAAGCGCGTACCGGGATGCTCAGCGcgcatcatgcgctgcatctgtgCGTACGTGTCACGCTGAATTTGCTCTTCCCGTAGCACATAGAGAGGCTTGTCCTTGTACATATGTTGTACCGTATCGTGCATCGTCACGAGGAAATCCACGGTGCCTTGGCCATGGGCCGTGCGATGCACAAAGAATCCATCAATGACCTGAGTACTGCTCAAGGCCGTTTGGATTTGTGCACCATACCGCTGTACTAGCTCCGAGACGTGCATGTCTTCCACGAGATACAGGACCTGCCCGATGCCCGCCTGCTGAAGACGCTGCTTCTGGTCGTGCCATCGTCCATCCATCAAACTCGATGTAAGGTCGTCCAGTCGCTTGCGTTCCACCACGACGTCTAGCACCACTTCTTGCATGTGCGCCCAtgcttgctgctgctcggACGGCAAGTGCGGCTTCGCCCGAGCTATCCAAAGTATGTCGCCCAATTCAAGTACACGTCCCTCGCACggcacgccacgctcaCGCAGGGCGTCATGGAAGGTAATGCGCCCGTCCACCGTCTTGGCTCGCACTTCGCGGTGGTCCACGATCATGTGAATGGTGTAGGAAGAGGCAGGGAGGATGTGGTACGGCACATgtggcacgggcgccgGGCTCGACGAAATGACAATCGGCGACGAGTCCATGAGGGAAATGGTCAACGGTTTGGCGGGTGTGCAGATTTGGATGTCATCCACGTCATCCGAGTCAAGGTCGATCACAGGCACCTGAGAACGAGGCGGCAGGTATAGGCGGGGAACAGACGGAGGCGCCTGTTCGTGCGCGGCGGGAGAggccggcgacggcgcactCGGCAGAGGTTCAGGTGCCTGCCGAGTGATGCCCTCCGCAAGggcgacgagctcggccaCCTCGAGTCCCTGTGGACTCAAAGAGAAGAGAGCTGGATTGCCACGACGGTAGACGTATCCTTTATGAATGAGGGTCTTGATGCTGTTCCAAGCTGTGATGAACGTCTTGTTGGACTGACTGTGGCGGACGAGCGAGGAGGgtgcagcgccgctgcgtccAGGCATCGTATAGTCGCTATCACAATAAGGCTGTGCGCGTGCAATCAGTTCCGACTTACCGAGCTGTGcttcgtcatcgtcgtcttccagcACACGGGTATAGAGGGCCACGAGCAGTCCATGCGCTCCTGATCGTGGCTCGGGTATATACGTTTTGGTTTTGCGGGGCCGCGCCGTGGTGTGACTCCGAGACGGGGCGATCATGCTGCCAGGTTTGGGCGGCATGTCTCGGCCGTGCTGTGCACACCACTGAGCATacgcgcgctcgatccgctcggcgatggacgcgccTATgccgcgcacacgcaccgtTTCGGATGGGTGCACCAGGGTATCTTGACATGCAGCAAGGGACTGATGCGCCTTGAGATACGCAGATGCCGCCTTGgtgccgcgctgccgtGCCTCATCGGCCCATGCCTCGAGGAACGACAGCCACACCGCCACGGGTGACGTCATCCCCAAAGGACAGGCTGGacgtgcgctcgacgcTCGTATGTATCACGTGCTGGACCGAGGGAGCATCAGCAGATTTTGAGCCAGACTGGCAACTACGGCAGGCGTAGCGGGGAATGTACTACAAGATGACATCCGAGAGGGACTTTCCACTCTTAGTACAGAGGGATGAAGCGGCCGCTGTTGGGTCAGTTGACGTGGTACGTACGCATTCTTGCCGAGCGAGCCCTTACCGTGGCGGGTGGGGATGTAGCTAATGGCAAACTCGCCGAGGTAGTGGCCGGTCATCTCGGGCTTGATTTCGACGGTCGTGAACACCTGGCGTTAGCAAAGGAGAGGGTGTGTGAGAGCGTACCTTGCCGTTGTAGACGCCAATCATGGAGCCGATCATCTCAGGCACCACAATCATGTCAcgcatgtgcgtgcgcacgacggcggGCTTCTCGTTAGGCTGAGCCTCCTTCTTGGCCTTGCGCAGCTTCTTGATGAGGGCCATAGGCTTGCGCTTCAGACCACGCGAGAAGCGCCTGCGGGCACGGGCGTGCACCAGCTTGACAAAGTCTTCGTTCGAcatgtcgagcaggtcatCGAGGTCCACACCGCGGTACGAAAACTTGCGGAAGGTCCTCTTGCGCTTCAGCTctgcggcggcagcggcgtcgTAGCTATCCCTGCGATGGTTAGTGCACTCTCGTCAGCAGGACGTACATCTTCGACGGTGTGAGAAAGACGGAGGTGGCATGGACGCTAGGAAAGCGGTGCCCAATGCATCACGTGCGATGTAGTTTTGGCTAGGTGCACGTGACACAAACCATGCCTGCCCCTAGTCGAGGCGCCTCCTGCCGCCCAACTTGTTCTTCACCCTCAAGTCTTCCCACAGGGACCAAAGCTAGTTTAGCGGATTTGTGGTACGAAACCAGCAACAACTAGACAAGATGAAGCACATTGCCGCCTACATGCTGCTCTCGCTCGGTAAGGAGGAGAAGCCTAccgccgacgacgtgaCCAAGCTCCTCAGCACGGTCGGTATTGAGGCCGACGgtgagcgcctcgagaaGCTCGTGGCTGAGCTCGCCGAGAAGGACCTCGCCGCCCTGATCTCGGAGGGTAAGGAGAAGCTCGCCTCGGTGCCTTCGGCTGGTGCCGTGGCTGCCGCTCCTGCTGCGGGTGGTGCTGCCGCCGgtggcgccgccgaggaGGCCAAGGAGGAGAAGAAGGAGGAGCCCAAGGAGgagtcggacgacgacatgggctTCGGTCTCTTTGACTAAGTGTCTCCTCTTTTTCAAAAGCGAATACCTACATAGCTTGAGTAGATACCCAAGCTGTGCTACGTGCACATTCGCCCTCATgcctcgtcggcctcgACAAAGATGTCGCGGTACTTGAGCAAGATGGTCTCGACGGCCTTGCACTGGAGGCCCATGTCGGGGAGGAACACGGCACCACCGGCGCCGGTACTGGCCatctgcgcctcgtggggcgagcgcagcagcgtggGCCCAAACACGATCGCGAGGTTGTGCGCCGACATTTGATTGTCAGCCTCGTGGGCTCGAACGCGGTCGAGGTGCGTCATGAGGAAGCGCAGCGTGGCATAGTTGGCGTCGGGCAGGTTGTTGACttgctcgtgcaggcggacCTGGCGCAGAAAGTCGTTGCTGATCTTGGCTGCCTCGATAAAGGCTGGGTATAATGGGTACGTGAACAGCGGCTCGGGCAGCTCACGGAACCACTGCTTGAGGCAGCCCGCTACGATGTTGATATCCTGGATGGCCTCGTTCGCCATCACATCCACGGTCGACCAGTCGTAGTCGAAGCGGTTCTTGAGCTTTTGGACGCGCGACGAGGTGCCGGACAAGCGATAGATGCCCGTGTTTCggatgccgacgcgctcaaTGGCATCGGCACAGATTTCGAGGATCGGCGGCACTTGGACGCCGTCGCGTACCATTTGCGTCTCGAGGTCGACGCCGAACACGGGGCGCGCCGCGGGCGtcgcgccgtcgacgtcgctggGCGCCTGCTTCAAGGTCGTCTGGTGCCGATACTGCGCGAGTGTCGCCTCGTCGTAGGGATTGGCGCGGTGCGGTGTCGGCCTGTGCTCCTTGTTGTTGAATACGAGCTCGTAGTTCTGCATAAAGTCTTTGAAATCGCTCTTGTTGTTGATAGAGGCGACCGCGTCTCGCAGTCCCGGGGGCGCTGACT from the Malassezia restricta chromosome II, complete sequence genome contains:
- a CDS encoding large subunit ribosomal protein LP2, whose product is MKHIAAYMLLSLGKEEKPTADDVTKLLSTVGIEADGERLEKLVAELAEKDLAALISEGKEKLASVPSAGAVAAAPAAGGAAAGGAAEEAKEEKKEEPKEESDDDMGFGLFD